The region GCAAATCTATTATTTGAACATTTCGGATTTGCCGCAGAGCGCATAGCAGAAGCTGCATTATCCATCTAAGCAATGAGCAGTGAGAAATAGGGCAGGAGAAGATTTTCGTTGTGCTTGCACATAAGAAAATCTTCTCATGGCCTATTTCATAGGGCGAATGCCCGTGAGCCCGCAAAGCCGAAGGATTTGAGGGCTCCCCTGCGGAGTCATGATACAGCAATATAAAAGGAGCGAACTGGAAAAACCGCTGTTTAACCAGCTCCCCTGCGGAGTCATGATACAGCAATATAAAAGGAGCGAACTGGAAAAACCGCTGTTTTACCAGCTCCACTGCGGAGTCATGATACAGCAATATAAAAGGAGCGGACTGGAAAAACTACTGTTTTTACCAGCTCCCCTGCGGATTTATGGTACGACAGTTAAAAAGGAGTGTATACAAAATGGGAATGAAATGTGTTGGCGTTGATGTCGGCGGTACATCTGTAAAGATCGGAGTATTTGAAGTGACGGGGGAGCTCCTCCATAAGTGGGAGGTTCCCACGAGAAAGGAAGAGGGAGGAAAATACATCCTGAATGATACTGCCGCTTCCATACGGAAAACCCTGGAAGAGCTTGGCATTCCCTTAGAAGAGGTAAAGGGAGTAGGTATGGGAGTTCCGGGGCCTGTCATGCCCAGCGGATATGTGGAGGTATGCGTAAATTTAGGCTGGCGTGATATGTATCCGGAAAAAGAACTGAGTGAAATGCTAGACGGCATTCCTGTAAAAAGCGGCAATGATGCCAATGTAGCAGCACTTGGTGAAATGTGGCAAGGAGGCGGCAAAGGTTATGATGACATCGTGATGGTCACTCTTGGCACAGGAGTGGGCGGAGGCGTCATCATTGACCAGAAGATTGTAGCCGGAAAGCATGGCCTGGCCGGAGAGATCGGACACATTCATATCCGTGATGATGAAACGGAAAGCTGCAACTGCGGCGGCGTTGGCTGTGTGGAACAGATTTCCAGCGCCACAGGCATTGCACGGGAAGCCAGAAGAAAAATGGCTGCCGTTGATACGCCCTCGGTTCTCAGAACATTCGGCGACAAGGTAACGGCAAAAGATGTGCTTGATGCTGCCAAGGAGGGTGATTCACTAGCCTGTGAGGTCATGGATGTGGTAGGCCATTATCTTGGCCTTGCCCTGGCTCAGATTTCCATGGTCACAGACCCGGAGGTCTTTGTCATTGGCGGAGGCGTTTCAAAAGCCGGAGCCTTCCTGATAGATGTACTCTATAAGCATTTTGATAAGTACACTCCTATTTCCCAAAATAAGAGCGGAATCGTTTTGGCGAAGCTGGGAAATGATGCAGGAATATATGGTGCGGCCAGGCTCATCCTGGATTAAATGAAAGAAAGGCGGATTCTTTGGAATCCGCCTTTTTAACTGCTCTTTAACTTTCTTTCTGACAAAGGGCTCCGGCAATATCAGCCGCCTTGTTAAAATCCTCTTCTTCCGGATTCCAAAGGCATTTGGCTTCCGCCTCCACCACGGAGAACCCGGCTTCTGTCAGCCTTTCCCGAAGGACTTTATTTCCTTCCCCGCTCCAGCCGTAGCAACCAAACACAGCCGCCTTTTTCCCTTTGTATTTCAATTCTTTCAGGAAATCAAGCCATCCCCCTACAGAGGAAAGGATGCTGCCCCCCACAGTGGGTGAGCCGAGGGCGATTGCTTTTGATTTAAAAACCTCCGTCATAATATCGTTCTTATTTGTTTTGGAAATATTGTAGATCTTTACACGGGTGTCCGGCGATATCCGGGCAATTTCAGCACTGATCTTATGGGCCAGCTGTTTCGTTCCATCCCACATGGTATCATAAACAATGGTGATCTGGTCCTCCTGATAGTTCTGGGACCATTCATAATACTTTTCAACGATCTGCAGCGGATTTTCCCTCCAGATAGAGCCGTGGCTGGTAGCAATGATATCGATGGGCAGGTTCAGTCCCTGGATTTCCTCTATTTTCTTTTTCACAAGAGGGGAAAATGGAGTCAGGATATTGGCATAATATTTGATGGCCTCTTCCCAAAGTCTGCACTGGTCAGCCTTGTCATTAAATAATTCCTCTACGGCATAATGCTGTCCAAAGGCATCGTTGGAAAATAGGATATTATCACCGGTCAGATAAGTGGCCATGCTGTCGGGCCAGTGGAGCATTTTCATTTCCACGAATACCAGCTTCTTTCCATTGCCGATATCAATGGAGTCTCCTGTTTTCACTACCTGATAATTCCACTCCGGGTGGTGATACTGCCCGGTAAGGGATTTCACCCCGTTTGCAGTGCAGTAAATTGGGGTGCCGGGTATTTTTTCCATCAATGCGGGAAGAGAACCGCTGTGATCCACCTCTCCGTGGTTGGCAACAATAAAATCAATTTCTTTTAGGTCGATTTCTCTTTCCAAATTGTCCATAAATTCCGTGGAATGGGGCCTCCAGACCGTATCAATGAGAACTGTTTTCTCTTCCTTAATTAAATAGGCATTTTGGCTTGAGCCATGGTTAATGGAATAATCCGCTCCATGGAAGGATTCCAGCTCCCAGTCCATAAAGCCCACCCAGTATACATTATTTTTTACAAGTTTTTTCATTGTCCGATACCTCCTTCATACTTTGGAAACAGCAGAGAGTTTTCTGTAAATATATGGATATATACATCCTTAACAAGTTCCTCCAGCTTCTGAAAAACCATTCGGTAAGAAGCACAGCCGTCTTCCGGCGGAGTGAAATCATTGGTACAGGCCGTGATCTCTTTCATCAGGTTTCCGGCACCTTCGTGTTCATCCTCCAGTTCTTTTACGAATCCGGTACTCTTACTCTCTGTAAAGCTATTTTTCATAAAGGGGAAGATAAGCTTTTCTTCCTTTGCAAAATGTTCCTGAAGCTCTTTTCTCAAATCTGAGAAAAGACGGTGCAAGGGAACCAGCTGTGATTGATGGTGTTCATAATGTACCAGAAGTACCTTATTGATCAATTCGTCGATTTCTGCCAGCAGGACTCTCTCCTTTGAATGATGGGTATCAATAATATAATCGATCAGAACCGGGATATCCATTTCCGCCAGCCGTTCCACCGCCAGCACGTGTCCTTTATTTGATTTATGAGGTTGATTCACAATCTTTTTATTCAGGACCTCAATAAAGCTTTTTGATTCGATTCCCAGTTGCTGCAGGGCTTTCTCCAGTTCATCCTTTCCGCCGCAGCAGTAATCAATATGAAAATCATTGAAAAGCTCAACGGCTTCCGGATAAGCTTTAACTACATCAGTTACTTTCATTTTACCTGTAATCATAATTTCCCTCCTCTTTTCCCAAGATCATGATTTTTCAGAAATTGTTGTTCTGTTTGTAAGGCTAGTATAACCGGGAAAGAGATGGAAAAATGTGATTTGAATCATTATTTAAAATTTTTTATGCTTCGTTTTCAAACGAATCCCTTAGCATATCTCTATTTTTGACGCGGATCCTGCGGTTTCCTTCCAGCTCAATGGCTCCATCCCTGCGCAGTTCCCCCAGCTTTCTGCTGATGGTCTCTCTTCTGACATTAATATAAGCGGATATGTCATCTCTGGTCAATTCTATGGTTTCACCCTTAATCCGGCTGCTTCTGAATAATAGAAAACCGGCGACTCTTGCCTTCGCATCGTTCACAGATAATAGCTGCACCAGCTCATTTGCTGCGGACAGCTTCTGCCCTACTGCATTTAACAGCTTGACCCCTATTTCAGGCTTTTTCAATATCAGCTCCTGTATGTCTGTTAAGGAGATAAGGCATACCCCGCATTTTCCCAGGGCAACGGCATTTGCATCAAAGTCTGTTCCGCCGAATATGTTCTGTTCGCCGTAAATGTCGCCTTCTGTCAGGATATCAAGCACAGATTCCTTTCCTTCCAGGGAATAGCGGTTGACCTTGACCTTTCCGTAACGGATGACCAGTATTTTATCTGCCGGGTCATTGTCATAAAAAATTGTTTCCCCCCGTTTGTAATCCAAATGCCGGGCCTTTGATATCAGCTCTTTCTGTTCCTCTAAGGAGAGGGGCTCGAAAAGGGGGATTTTTGATGTGCACAATTTGCTGCAAAAATTACACTTCAGTTCCATACCATTCTCCTTTCGGGTGATGGAATATTTGTTGGATATCTGTATTATATCAAATAGGACGAGTATGGCAAGAGGGCAGGATCTCTCCTTCTGACCGTGTTTCGGACACCTGGACTATGAAATATGGTACCGGATGGTCCTGCTAAAGGGATGGTCCGGAGTGGTGAGCCGGTAACTCTCAGGCAGCAGGTGCATTACATCGGGAATATCCTGTGGTTCCAGTGCAACGGCACAGGAGGGGAAAGAGGGTGCGCCGCCGGACAAGGCCATTCCATGGGACAAAAACCCGCCTGAATATAAAACAAGGGCAGGCGCATCCGTCATTATTTTCAAGGTCCGGCCCGTCCTCTTATCCCGCAGGATACAGGCCTTTTTTAGCTCTTCGGGCCGTTTTGCAAACCTCAGAGGCCGGAACGTCTGGTTTCTATTAAGAATATAGGCGTTATTATATCCCCGTCCAATGGAAAGCTGCTCCTTGCAGACCGGGCTTTTGGCGGACCGGATCCGGGA is a window of [Clostridium] saccharolyticum WM1 DNA encoding:
- a CDS encoding DUF542 domain-containing protein, which codes for MITGKMKVTDVVKAYPEAVELFNDFHIDYCCGGKDELEKALQQLGIESKSFIEVLNKKIVNQPHKSNKGHVLAVERLAEMDIPVLIDYIIDTHHSKERVLLAEIDELINKVLLVHYEHHQSQLVPLHRLFSDLRKELQEHFAKEEKLIFPFMKNSFTESKSTGFVKELEDEHEGAGNLMKEITACTNDFTPPEDGCASYRMVFQKLEELVKDVYIHIFTENSLLFPKYEGGIGQ
- a CDS encoding oxygen-binding di-iron domain-containing protein, encoding MKKLVKNNVYWVGFMDWELESFHGADYSINHGSSQNAYLIKEEKTVLIDTVWRPHSTEFMDNLEREIDLKEIDFIVANHGEVDHSGSLPALMEKIPGTPIYCTANGVKSLTGQYHHPEWNYQVVKTGDSIDIGNGKKLVFVEMKMLHWPDSMATYLTGDNILFSNDAFGQHYAVEELFNDKADQCRLWEEAIKYYANILTPFSPLVKKKIEEIQGLNLPIDIIATSHGSIWRENPLQIVEKYYEWSQNYQEDQITIVYDTMWDGTKQLAHKISAEIARISPDTRVKIYNISKTNKNDIMTEVFKSKAIALGSPTVGGSILSSVGGWLDFLKELKYKGKKAAVFGCYGWSGEGNKVLRERLTEAGFSVVEAEAKCLWNPEEEDFNKAADIAGALCQKES
- a CDS encoding ROK family glucokinase translates to MGMKCVGVDVGGTSVKIGVFEVTGELLHKWEVPTRKEEGGKYILNDTAASIRKTLEELGIPLEEVKGVGMGVPGPVMPSGYVEVCVNLGWRDMYPEKELSEMLDGIPVKSGNDANVAALGEMWQGGGKGYDDIVMVTLGTGVGGGVIIDQKIVAGKHGLAGEIGHIHIRDDETESCNCGGVGCVEQISSATGIAREARRKMAAVDTPSVLRTFGDKVTAKDVLDAAKEGDSLACEVMDVVGHYLGLALAQISMVTDPEVFVIGGGVSKAGAFLIDVLYKHFDKYTPISQNKSGIVLAKLGNDAGIYGAARLILD
- a CDS encoding Crp/Fnr family transcriptional regulator — translated: MELKCNFCSKLCTSKIPLFEPLSLEEQKELISKARHLDYKRGETIFYDNDPADKILVIRYGKVKVNRYSLEGKESVLDILTEGDIYGEQNIFGGTDFDANAVALGKCGVCLISLTDIQELILKKPEIGVKLLNAVGQKLSAANELVQLLSVNDAKARVAGFLLFRSSRIKGETIELTRDDISAYINVRRETISRKLGELRRDGAIELEGNRRIRVKNRDMLRDSFENEA